The Marinifilum sp. JC120 genome window below encodes:
- a CDS encoding DUF2062 domain-containing protein — MQRNFSRWEKLKRLLKLQYFKLMRINASPHNIAMGVACGVFGGCFPVIPGLPLQTVIAVAMAFLTRSSKIAAAVATWVSNPLNWLLFYYVQFKIGTFLLPIDVQFDPAKWQVSDFMDIGWQGVTILIFGGFVLAIPMGIISYFIALYFVRRYRRRKTLRMLARRKKL, encoded by the coding sequence ATGCAGAGGAATTTCAGCAGATGGGAGAAGTTAAAAAGACTTCTCAAGCTACAGTATTTTAAGTTGATGCGTATCAACGCATCACCGCACAATATTGCCATGGGGGTTGCCTGCGGTGTTTTCGGCGGGTGTTTTCCTGTAATTCCGGGGTTGCCTTTGCAGACAGTCATTGCGGTGGCAATGGCTTTTTTGACCCGAAGTAGTAAGATCGCAGCAGCCGTTGCCACATGGGTTTCAAATCCCTTAAACTGGTTACTTTTTTATTATGTTCAGTTTAAGATTGGAACTTTTTTGTTGCCCATAGATGTTCAATTCGATCCGGCTAAGTGGCAGGTTTCCGATTTTATGGATATCGGCTGGCAGGGCGTTACTATTCTTATTTTTGGTGGTTTTGTGCTTGCCATTCCAATGGGAATAATTTCATATTTTATAGCTCTTTATTTTGTGCGTCGGTATCGCAGGCGTAAGACTTTGCGGATGCTTGCCCGCAGGAAGAAGCTGTAA
- a CDS encoding chemotaxis protein CheA: protein MSDDMTTQVFKEEAYELLGELETSLLELEDVPDDMDIINRVFRALHTIKGSGSMFGFEAIAEFTHEVETVFDMVRNGELAISKNLLTLSLSARDHIYSMLESSSGEGDSSLGDGILEGLKDVATHGDEVDDFEEEPVVATVEVHEAKDPIVDSVNKTSADQPLKSLYQIIIKVAPGNDVEEESLDPLMAELGRIGMVRSKILYKEIEIWWDVIFESDVDSMSIEEIFFFTDVPVTVNVREVAREDIADVLNITHADEDIDDVSVSAKSTKKLGEILVERGDVPPETIDAVLADQKPLGELLTEKGVVSKDKVESALAEQNAAKEFKTAAKKSRKKIDTASSIRVSAEKLDYLVDLVGELVIVQAQISQVVSSKGDPSLTVLSEELERLSDELRDSTLGIRMLPIGTTFSKFRRLVRDLSEDLGKEIDLNTNGAETELDKTVIERLGDPLVHLLRNSIDHGIEDPKTRTAKGKSRRGTITLSAEHSGGDVMILIEDDGKGMSKEAIKAKAAEKGLITADQDLSDKEIFNLIFEPGFSTAQSVTNVSGRGVGMDVVKRAIDSLRGSIDITSQEGKGTIITIRLPLTLAIIDGLQVRVNDDYFVIPLSLVEECVELTRKDVEESNGQQFVNLRGEIVPYIRIREWFEVEGESPPIEQIVITGLDGSRIGVVVDTVIGEHQTVIKSLGRVYRDVEGISGATIKGDGTLALILDIPKLFRTVLAEVKAAG, encoded by the coding sequence ATGTCTGACGATATGACAACTCAAGTATTCAAGGAAGAAGCATACGAACTGCTTGGTGAGCTTGAAACATCTTTGCTTGAACTTGAGGATGTTCCTGATGATATGGATATAATTAATCGTGTATTCAGGGCCTTACATACGATTAAAGGTTCCGGTTCCATGTTCGGCTTTGAAGCCATTGCCGAGTTTACCCATGAAGTTGAGACCGTATTCGACATGGTCAGGAACGGGGAACTTGCTATATCCAAAAATTTGCTAACTCTCTCTCTTTCAGCACGTGACCATATTTACTCCATGCTGGAATCTTCCTCCGGTGAAGGGGACAGCAGTCTCGGGGACGGCATTCTTGAAGGATTAAAGGATGTTGCTACACATGGAGACGAGGTTGATGATTTTGAAGAAGAACCAGTTGTAGCAACTGTCGAAGTTCACGAAGCAAAAGATCCTATAGTCGATTCTGTTAATAAAACTTCAGCTGATCAACCATTAAAAAGCCTTTACCAGATCATAATCAAAGTTGCTCCCGGCAATGATGTAGAAGAGGAAAGTCTTGATCCTCTGATGGCTGAATTGGGCCGAATTGGTATGGTCCGTTCAAAGATTTTATATAAGGAAATCGAAATTTGGTGGGACGTCATTTTTGAAAGTGATGTTGACTCCATGTCCATTGAAGAAATTTTCTTTTTCACCGATGTCCCAGTTACGGTGAATGTTCGTGAAGTTGCACGGGAAGACATAGCTGATGTTCTTAATATCACGCACGCTGACGAAGATATTGATGATGTTTCCGTATCTGCAAAGTCAACCAAAAAGCTGGGCGAAATTCTTGTGGAAAGGGGGGATGTTCCTCCTGAAACAATTGATGCCGTATTGGCAGACCAGAAACCTCTTGGTGAACTGCTTACAGAAAAAGGTGTGGTCAGTAAGGATAAGGTGGAAAGTGCTCTTGCCGAACAGAATGCGGCAAAAGAATTTAAAACCGCTGCTAAAAAGTCCCGCAAAAAGATTGATACAGCTTCCTCCATCAGGGTTTCGGCAGAGAAGCTTGATTATCTGGTTGACCTTGTAGGTGAGCTGGTTATTGTTCAGGCTCAGATCAGTCAGGTGGTCAGTTCTAAGGGTGATCCTTCGTTGACCGTTCTTTCTGAGGAGCTTGAGCGTCTTTCCGATGAACTTAGGGACAGCACCCTTGGAATCAGGATGCTGCCTATCGGAACAACGTTCAGTAAATTCAGGCGACTTGTTCGTGACCTTTCCGAAGACTTGGGTAAGGAAATCGACCTTAACACCAATGGAGCCGAAACCGAACTTGATAAGACCGTTATTGAGCGTCTTGGTGATCCTCTGGTCCATTTACTGCGTAACTCTATTGATCACGGCATTGAAGATCCCAAGACCCGTACCGCAAAAGGTAAATCGCGTAGAGGAACTATTACTCTTTCCGCTGAACATTCCGGCGGAGATGTAATGATTCTTATTGAAGATGACGGTAAGGGCATGTCCAAGGAAGCTATCAAAGCCAAGGCCGCTGAAAAGGGACTTATCACCGCTGATCAGGACTTGAGTGATAAGGAAATTTTTAATCTTATTTTTGAGCCGGGATTTTCCACTGCCCAGAGTGTAACTAATGTTTCCGGGCGCGGGGTTGGGATGGACGTTGTAAAACGGGCCATTGATTCCCTGCGTGGCAGCATTGATATTACCAGCCAAGAGGGCAAGGGCACGATCATCACCATCAGGCTGCCGCTGACCCTTGCGATAATCGATGGTTTGCAGGTCAGGGTGAATGATGATTATTTCGTTATTCCGCTTTCTCTTGTTGAGGAGTGCGTGGAACTTACCCGCAAGGATGTGGAAGAATCCAATGGTCAGCAATTTGTTAATCTTCGTGGAGAAATTGTCCCCTATATCAGGATTCGCGAATGGTTCGAGGTTGAGGGGGAATCCCCGCCCATTGAGCAGATTGTTATTACCGGACTTGATGGCAGCAGGATCGGAGTTGTTGTAGATACGGTCATTGGAGAGCACCAGACTGTAATCAAGAGCCTTGGTCGTGTGTACCGGGACGTGGAAGGTATTTCCGGGGCCACCATCAAGGGTGACGGAACTCTTGCTTTGATTCTTGATATTCCAAAATTATTCCGGACAGTTCTGGCAGAAGTAAAGGCGGCAGGTTGA
- the tsaD gene encoding tRNA (adenosine(37)-N6)-threonylcarbamoyltransferase complex transferase subunit TsaD, with translation MLCLGIESSCDETGLALVRDGKLIAEKLASQVDVHAVFGGVVPEIASREHLRVLPVLLRELLKEQDLTIDDIDVVSVARGPGLQGCLLMGLSFAKGLVLSSRAKLIGINHLWAHLTAAGLEQELQFPSLGLLVSGGHTHIYLIESPLKFTLLGRTLDDAAGEAFDKTARSLNLPYPGGKLVDDLGKQGVVDKKLFPVPYINNDNLDFSFSGLKTRVANYVNKHSELRLDAMGVPDEGREDSVISEQRKNMLASFNYTVGRKLEVKVERALERNRGVKSLIVAGGVAANSVVRSVMADVAAKFSIPLVLPSMHLCTDNGAMIAYAGYLMANAGCRHDLDLEAIPRGRVVPSDWICDA, from the coding sequence ATGCTCTGTCTCGGTATTGAAAGCTCCTGTGATGAAACAGGACTTGCCCTTGTGCGTGATGGAAAACTGATTGCGGAAAAACTGGCTTCTCAGGTTGACGTGCATGCCGTATTCGGCGGTGTTGTGCCGGAAATTGCTTCTCGCGAACATTTGCGCGTGCTCCCTGTGTTGCTGCGCGAATTGCTGAAGGAACAAGATCTGACCATTGATGATATCGATGTTGTTTCCGTAGCTAGAGGACCTGGGTTACAAGGCTGTTTGCTTATGGGTTTAAGCTTTGCCAAGGGACTTGTGCTTTCCAGTCGTGCGAAACTGATCGGGATTAACCATCTTTGGGCACATCTAACTGCGGCAGGACTGGAGCAGGAGCTGCAATTTCCTTCTCTGGGGTTGCTGGTTTCCGGCGGACACACCCACATTTACCTGATTGAAAGTCCTTTGAAATTTACTTTACTTGGCAGAACCCTTGATGATGCTGCCGGGGAAGCTTTTGATAAGACCGCAAGATCCTTGAATCTTCCCTATCCGGGAGGTAAGCTGGTTGATGATCTGGGCAAGCAGGGCGTTGTGGATAAAAAACTTTTTCCCGTACCTTATATCAATAACGATAACCTCGATTTTAGTTTCAGCGGTTTGAAAACCAGAGTGGCTAATTACGTAAATAAGCATTCTGAATTGCGCCTTGATGCCATGGGTGTGCCGGATGAGGGCCGCGAGGACTCCGTAATTTCAGAGCAGCGTAAAAATATGCTGGCCTCATTTAACTACACAGTGGGCCGAAAACTTGAGGTTAAGGTTGAGAGGGCTCTTGAGCGGAACAGGGGTGTTAAGTCTCTGATCGTAGCGGGCGGTGTTGCCGCAAATTCGGTTGTCCGTTCCGTTATGGCAGATGTGGCTGCAAAATTTTCTATTCCGTTGGTTTTGCCCTCCATGCATCTCTGCACCGACAACGGTGCCATGATTGCTTATGCCGGGTATCTTATGGCCAATGCCGGATGTCGGCATGATCTTGATCTGGAGGCAATCCCCCGCGGCAGGGTGGTTCCTTCCGATTGGATTTGTGACGCTTAA
- a CDS encoding chemotaxis protein CheR, with amino-acid sequence MVFKKNKKDKNKSKKEECSPASLTPKMTEADFRKFSTLIKEEFGIKMPPSKKTMLEARLQKRLRALGFASHSQYCDFLFSPGGFEKELTQLIDVVTTNTTDFFREPKHFELLLSTVLPDLTQRNSRPIKLWSAGCSSGEEPYTLCMVLNEFAEKNPNFKYSLLATDISNDILRKAINAVYPMSKVDVVPMVMKKKYLLKSKDIAKPLVRMAPELRNKVDFRRLNFMEPFPFKDQKDIIFCRNVVIYFDRATQYSLFQKFCSTLPRGGYLFIGHSESISGMELPVRQIAPTVYQKV; translated from the coding sequence ATGGTTTTTAAAAAAAATAAAAAAGATAAAAATAAGTCAAAGAAAGAAGAGTGCAGCCCAGCCTCACTTACTCCGAAAATGACTGAAGCTGATTTCAGGAAATTCAGCACGCTGATCAAAGAAGAGTTTGGGATCAAGATGCCGCCTTCCAAGAAAACCATGCTCGAAGCCCGTCTTCAGAAAAGGTTGCGTGCTCTTGGTTTTGCCAGTCATTCCCAGTATTGCGATTTTCTGTTCAGTCCCGGCGGTTTTGAAAAGGAGTTGACCCAGCTTATTGATGTGGTGACTACGAACACTACTGATTTCTTCCGGGAACCCAAGCATTTTGAATTGTTGCTCAGTACGGTATTGCCGGATCTAACCCAGCGTAATAGCAGGCCTATTAAGCTATGGTCTGCGGGATGTTCCAGTGGTGAGGAGCCTTATACTTTGTGCATGGTTCTTAATGAATTTGCTGAAAAGAACCCTAATTTTAAATATTCTCTACTTGCTACTGATATTTCTAATGATATTTTGCGCAAGGCTATAAATGCGGTATATCCTATGAGCAAGGTGGATGTGGTGCCCATGGTCATGAAGAAAAAATATCTGCTTAAAAGTAAAGATATAGCTAAACCCTTGGTCCGTATGGCTCCGGAATTGCGTAATAAAGTTGATTTTCGACGACTTAATTTTATGGAACCTTTTCCTTTTAAGGATCAGAAAGATATAATTTTTTGCCGTAACGTTGTAATATATTTTGACAGAGCTACACAATACTCATTGTTTCAGAAGTTTTGCTCCACTTTGCCCAGAGGCGGTTATTTGTTTATCGGTCATTCTGAAAGTATTTCGGGAATGGAACTTCCTGTCAGGCAGATTGCTCCCACTGTTTATCAAAAGGTTTAG
- the trxA gene encoding thioredoxin, giving the protein MALQVTDSNFQEEVLNSDKPVLVDFWAPWCGPCRAMGPVIDELAEEFSGQVKICKMNVDDNPASPGKYGIRAIPTLILFKDGEVVDQTTGAVSKSSIKEMISSKAL; this is encoded by the coding sequence ATGGCTTTGCAGGTAACCGATTCCAATTTCCAAGAAGAAGTTCTCAATAGTGATAAGCCTGTTCTGGTTGATTTCTGGGCTCCGTGGTGCGGACCCTGTCGTGCAATGGGACCTGTGATTGACGAGCTTGCTGAAGAATTCTCCGGTCAGGTGAAAATCTGCAAGATGAATGTAGATGATAACCCTGCATCTCCCGGAAAGTATGGCATTCGTGCTATCCCGACCCTCATCCTTTTCAAGGATGGCGAAGTTGTAGACCAGACCACTGGCGCAGTTTCCAAAAGTAGCATTAAGGAAATGATCAGCAGCAAGGCTCTGTAA
- the fusA gene encoding elongation factor G, whose translation MKGIGKIRNIGVIAHIDAGKTTVTERMLYFSGRIHRLGEVHEGTATMDYMPEEQERGITITSAVTTCYWGEKTVNIIDTPGHVDFTIEVERSLRVLDGAVGVFCAVGGVEPQSETVWRQSEAYGVPKLVFINKMDRLGADFDAVLESMADKLGIKSLPVQVPDGAEDEFSAVYDIIRMKKLVFDQDSNGEEFDVLDLDAQDEEFVAPWRERMCETLSEVDDEFMERYLEDDIDPEYIDEVIRRATLGLELVPVFSGSALKNVGIQPLMDGVGKFLPSPLEASKVTGINPRTGVEIEVEPSANGPFRALAFKVVMDSGRKMVLMRIYSGKIEAGDTVTNFTQSKDERVARLFKMHAGRKEPLDMAGVGDIVGAAGLKDTRTGDTLSIGETPLVLEQIEMYKPVISMAIEPRNVDESEKLEEVLDKYLQEDPTLALKTDEDTGQIILSGMGELHLEVVLDRMRREYKLEPRSGKPQVVYQEVPGGNAEAEEEFDKLLGDDKHYGYVRLAVEPQERGTGRNVVFEIDPDEWSSEWMDAVAEGVDDGLHSGVIKGFPVQDVKVRILELRKRDGESSVPGYHMAAGKALKAALAASSPKLMEPIMDVEISVPDEFVGDVIGLLGSKGARIENMLDRNNQKIVQALSPLRSMFGFSTDLRSSTQGRAGFAMKFHSFDVLD comes from the coding sequence ATGAAAGGTATTGGAAAGATACGCAATATTGGCGTTATTGCCCATATTGATGCCGGTAAGACTACGGTCACCGAGCGTATGCTTTATTTTTCAGGTCGTATCCACAGGCTGGGTGAGGTTCACGAAGGAACCGCCACCATGGACTACATGCCTGAAGAGCAGGAGCGCGGAATTACAATTACTTCTGCTGTGACCACCTGCTACTGGGGAGAGAAAACAGTCAATATTATCGACACTCCCGGCCATGTTGATTTCACCATTGAGGTTGAGCGTTCCCTGCGGGTACTGGACGGTGCCGTTGGTGTGTTCTGTGCTGTGGGCGGGGTAGAACCGCAATCGGAAACTGTCTGGCGTCAGAGTGAGGCGTATGGGGTACCTAAGCTCGTATTCATTAATAAAATGGATCGGCTGGGTGCTGATTTTGATGCCGTGCTGGAATCCATGGCCGACAAACTAGGCATTAAGAGTCTTCCGGTGCAGGTTCCGGATGGAGCCGAGGATGAATTTTCCGCAGTATACGATATTATCCGTATGAAGAAGCTGGTTTTTGATCAGGACAGCAATGGCGAAGAATTTGACGTGCTTGATCTGGATGCACAGGATGAGGAATTTGTTGCACCGTGGCGGGAACGAATGTGCGAGACTCTTTCTGAAGTGGATGATGAATTCATGGAGAGGTATCTGGAAGATGATATTGATCCAGAATATATTGATGAAGTGATTCGCAGAGCGACTCTCGGCTTGGAATTGGTTCCTGTCTTTTCCGGCTCGGCATTGAAGAACGTCGGAATTCAGCCGCTGATGGACGGGGTTGGAAAATTTTTGCCAAGCCCGTTGGAAGCATCCAAGGTCACCGGGATCAATCCGCGTACCGGGGTTGAGATAGAAGTGGAGCCTTCTGCTAATGGACCGTTTCGGGCCCTTGCATTTAAGGTGGTCATGGATTCGGGGCGCAAAATGGTGCTCATGCGTATTTATTCCGGTAAGATAGAAGCCGGGGATACTGTAACTAATTTCACGCAGTCCAAGGATGAACGGGTTGCCCGGCTTTTCAAGATGCACGCAGGGCGTAAGGAGCCTCTTGATATGGCCGGAGTTGGTGACATTGTTGGTGCTGCCGGATTGAAGGATACCCGTACCGGGGACACACTTTCAATTGGCGAAACTCCGCTTGTGCTGGAACAGATCGAAATGTACAAGCCGGTTATTTCCATGGCCATTGAACCGCGCAATGTGGATGAGTCTGAAAAGCTTGAAGAAGTTCTGGATAAATATTTACAGGAAGACCCGACACTTGCTCTGAAGACTGATGAGGATACTGGCCAGATTATTCTTTCCGGTATGGGGGAGCTTCATCTTGAGGTTGTGCTGGATCGCATGCGTCGAGAATACAAACTCGAACCGAGGTCGGGTAAACCGCAGGTTGTTTATCAGGAAGTTCCCGGCGGCAATGCTGAAGCCGAGGAAGAGTTTGACAAGCTTCTTGGCGATGATAAGCATTATGGCTATGTGCGTCTGGCTGTTGAACCACAGGAACGCGGAACAGGCCGGAATGTCGTTTTTGAGATCGATCCTGATGAATGGTCTTCCGAGTGGATGGATGCCGTTGCCGAAGGAGTGGATGACGGCTTGCATAGTGGGGTTATTAAGGGTTTTCCGGTTCAGGATGTGAAAGTTCGTATCCTTGAACTGCGTAAACGGGACGGGGAATCCAGTGTTCCCGGATATCATATGGCGGCGGGCAAAGCTCTGAAAGCTGCTCTGGCTGCATCTTCGCCCAAGTTGATGGAACCGATTATGGATGTGGAAATTTCGGTTCCTGATGAATTTGTGGGCGATGTTATCGGGCTTCTTGGTTCAAAGGGGGCTCGCATAGAAAATATGCTTGACCGCAACAACCAGAAGATCGTTCAGGCATTATCTCCGTTGCGGAGTATGTTCGGTTTTTCTACCGATCTCAGGTCATCCACTCAGGGAAGGGCCGGATTTGCCATGAAGTTCCACAGTTTTGATGTTCTGGATTAA
- the pgsA gene encoding CDP-diacylglycerol--glycerol-3-phosphate 3-phosphatidyltransferase, which produces MFNLANSLTLGRILAVPLIVVLLYYPSKLTMFLAAFVFFLASLTDFFDGYIARRSNQVTNLGKFLDPLADKLLICSTLVMLTHMGYVSGWITVVIICRELAVTGLRAIAVDMGLVLAADKFGKLKTVTQSFALGPLLLHFPYFGIDMHQLGMWILYAALFLTVFSGANYMYNLHKVWLTNE; this is translated from the coding sequence ATGTTCAATCTTGCCAATTCCCTGACTCTTGGACGCATTCTTGCGGTACCTTTAATCGTTGTTCTGCTTTATTATCCGAGCAAGCTGACCATGTTTCTGGCAGCCTTTGTTTTTTTTCTGGCCTCGTTGACCGACTTTTTCGACGGGTACATTGCCCGCCGCAGCAATCAGGTTACCAATCTGGGTAAATTCCTTGATCCGTTGGCTGATAAATTGCTCATCTGTTCAACCTTGGTCATGCTGACCCATATGGGCTATGTAAGCGGTTGGATTACTGTGGTTATTATCTGCCGAGAGCTGGCTGTTACCGGACTCCGCGCCATTGCTGTGGATATGGGGCTGGTGCTTGCGGCCGATAAATTCGGAAAACTTAAGACCGTTACCCAGAGTTTTGCTCTCGGTCCCTTGTTGTTGCATTTCCCTTATTTCGGGATCGATATGCATCAGCTGGGAATGTGGATACTCTACGCGGCTCTTTTCTTGACTGTGTTTTCCGGAGCTAATTATATGTACAATTTGCATAAAGTCTGGTTAACTAACGAATAA
- a CDS encoding septum formation initiator family protein: MLRRRVLLGLLVIINLVLLIRLGLSEQGFFGYVELDDKVQELERKIDAADNRTLELSREIRRLKTDQAYQEKVIRSRMNYVKENEVLYIFPKSGKVKTQGAGADAKQD, from the coding sequence ATGCTGCGACGTAGAGTTTTGCTGGGTTTATTGGTTATTATCAACCTTGTGCTGCTTATACGGCTTGGGTTGAGTGAACAAGGTTTTTTCGGCTACGTAGAGCTGGATGATAAGGTTCAGGAACTTGAGCGGAAGATTGACGCCGCAGATAACCGGACCCTTGAACTCAGCAGAGAAATTAGGCGGCTGAAGACTGATCAGGCGTATCAGGAGAAAGTCATCCGCAGCAGGATGAACTACGTTAAGGAAAATGAAGTGTTATATATTTTCCCCAAATCAGGGAAAGTAAAGACTCAGGGAGCAGGTGCAGATGCAAAGCAAGATTGA
- a CDS encoding FAD-binding protein — MKSYDAVVIGGGPAGMAAALYLARAGVNFLAIEKMSHGGQMLLTDELENFPGFPDGIKGYELADRMDRHVKHYKFDHVYDEVLELIPGEEFHEVVVASGDHLKTQVVIITSGVTFRKLKVPNEEKLLGRGVSYCALCDGHFYRDKVVAVIGGGNSALEESIYLSRLVKKLYLVHRRGEFRADRVYQDKCLANPVIEPIFNSVVSKIVGDMEVAGLEVRDVDSGDYSVLDVDGVFIFVGFDAVCSFFPKELALDKYGFIKTTCEMESSIPGIYAAGDIRSKKCRQVVTAVGDGATAATAAYAYLEHK, encoded by the coding sequence ATGAAGTCTTATGACGCCGTTGTAATCGGGGGCGGCCCTGCCGGAATGGCGGCCGCCCTTTATCTTGCGAGGGCAGGAGTTAATTTTCTTGCCATTGAAAAGATGTCCCATGGCGGACAGATGCTCTTGACGGATGAGCTGGAGAATTTCCCCGGATTTCCTGATGGAATCAAGGGGTACGAGCTGGCCGACAGAATGGACAGGCACGTTAAACATTATAAGTTTGACCATGTTTATGATGAAGTGCTGGAGCTTATTCCCGGTGAAGAGTTTCATGAAGTTGTGGTTGCGAGCGGTGATCATCTTAAAACCCAGGTCGTTATAATTACATCTGGTGTGACTTTTAGAAAATTAAAGGTTCCTAACGAGGAGAAGCTGCTTGGACGCGGGGTTTCATACTGTGCCCTGTGTGACGGTCATTTTTACCGGGATAAGGTTGTGGCTGTGATTGGCGGCGGTAATTCTGCGCTTGAGGAGTCTATCTATCTTTCCAGACTGGTAAAAAAACTTTACCTTGTGCATCGCAGGGGTGAATTTAGAGCGGACAGGGTTTATCAGGACAAGTGTTTGGCTAACCCGGTGATTGAGCCGATTTTTAATTCAGTTGTTTCAAAGATTGTAGGGGATATGGAAGTGGCCGGTCTTGAGGTCAGGGACGTAGACTCCGGAGATTATTCCGTTCTTGATGTGGACGGAGTTTTCATTTTTGTCGGCTTTGACGCCGTGTGCAGTTTTTTTCCTAAAGAACTGGCACTTGATAAGTATGGATTTATAAAGACAACCTGCGAAATGGAATCAAGTATTCCCGGAATATACGCAGCAGGTGACATCCGCTCGAAGAAATGCAGGCAGGTTGTCACTGCCGTGGGTGACGGAGCTACAGCCGCCACGGCCGCATATGCGTATCTGGAACATAAATAA
- a CDS encoding outer membrane protein assembly factor BamD — protein sequence MRNKFFSIVLASFLLISLTGCGLIDYYFLPKPEDTAQELYEAGVEAMSEKEYYDAAEFFSKLKDRYPFSPYTVKAEISLGDAYFLDKKYFDASEAYKEFSALHPGNDEIPYVLYQIGLSNYSLFSSIDRPQNNITEALEYFYRVEEAYPDSQYAKASKEYIVKCRRALADHELFVADFFWRSEKFGSAWKRYAYVVRNFKDLPEVRKYAMKQAEMSYYEYQKTLSQEERERLQGSWKELVDWL from the coding sequence ATGCGAAATAAATTTTTTTCTATTGTTTTAGCTTCTTTTTTACTCATCAGCCTTACTGGCTGTGGACTTATTGATTATTATTTTCTCCCTAAACCTGAAGATACCGCACAGGAGCTTTATGAAGCCGGTGTGGAAGCTATGTCGGAAAAAGAGTATTACGATGCTGCGGAGTTTTTTTCCAAATTGAAAGATCGTTATCCGTTCAGCCCGTATACCGTAAAAGCAGAGATTAGCCTTGGCGATGCATATTTTCTCGATAAGAAATACTTTGATGCTTCCGAGGCGTATAAGGAATTTTCAGCACTTCATCCCGGTAATGATGAGATTCCATATGTGCTGTATCAGATCGGTCTGAGTAACTATTCTCTTTTTAGTTCCATTGATAGGCCGCAGAACAATATTACCGAAGCCCTTGAATATTTTTACAGGGTTGAAGAAGCATACCCGGATAGTCAGTATGCCAAGGCCTCCAAGGAATATATTGTAAAATGCCGCCGTGCACTGGCTGATCATGAATTGTTCGTTGCCGATTTTTTCTGGAGATCTGAAAAGTTCGGTTCCGCATGGAAGCGTTATGCATATGTGGTCAGGAATTTTAAAGACCTGCCTGAAGTGCGTAAGTACGCCATGAAACAGGCAGAAATGTCTTACTACGAATATCAGAAGACCCTCTCTCAGGAAGAGCGCGAGCGTCTTCAGGGAAGCTGGAAAGAGCTGGTTGATTGGCTCTAG
- a CDS encoding class 1 fructose-bisphosphatase has protein sequence MTQQITVTEHLLLHQKQIPGATGQFTRLFNELVLSAKIISREVNKAGLVDVLGFTGEVNVQGEEVKKLDEYANRILIHRMARSGVLCAMASEENADIIEIPHGLPQGNYITIFDPLDGSSNIDVNVNIGTIFSIFRRKSKLGTPVQSTDVLQAGCEQVAAGYILYGSSTMLVFTTGDGVHGFTLDPGVGEFLLSHPNIKVPDTGKIYSVNEGYWPFWSEATKKVVGHFKSKDNIHGKPYSLRYIGSLVADFHRNLIYGGVFMYPADHRDPSKPRGKLRLLCEASPMAMLIEQAGGLATDGTKRILDIVPDDLHQRVPLFIGSRHEVETISSLYKEYDG, from the coding sequence ATGACCCAGCAGATCACTGTTACTGAGCACCTGTTACTGCACCAGAAACAAATCCCCGGAGCTACCGGGCAGTTCACCCGTCTTTTTAATGAACTTGTCCTTTCGGCCAAGATTATTTCAAGAGAAGTTAATAAAGCCGGACTCGTTGATGTTCTTGGTTTTACAGGTGAAGTTAATGTTCAAGGTGAGGAAGTAAAGAAGCTTGACGAATATGCAAACAGGATTCTGATTCACCGCATGGCCCGCTCCGGCGTACTTTGCGCTATGGCTTCTGAAGAGAATGCGGATATCATTGAAATTCCTCACGGCCTGCCTCAAGGGAACTACATAACTATCTTCGATCCTCTGGATGGGTCTTCCAATATTGATGTAAATGTCAATATCGGAACCATTTTTTCCATTTTTCGCCGGAAAAGCAAGCTGGGCACCCCAGTGCAGTCAACTGATGTACTTCAGGCTGGCTGTGAACAGGTGGCAGCGGGTTACATTCTTTACGGATCATCCACCATGCTGGTTTTTACTACCGGGGATGGTGTTCACGGTTTCACCCTTGACCCCGGTGTCGGTGAATTTCTTCTTTCCCATCCGAACATCAAAGTCCCGGATACCGGAAAAATTTATTCAGTTAACGAAGGTTACTGGCCGTTCTGGTCCGAGGCGACCAAGAAGGTTGTCGGTCATTTCAAATCAAAAGATAACATTCACGGTAAGCCATACAGCTTGCGTTACATCGGGTCCCTTGTGGCCGATTTCCACCGCAACCTTATTTATGGTGGGGTCTTCATGTATCCGGCAGACCATCGCGATCCCTCAAAGCCGCGCGGTAAGCTGCGGCTTCTCTGTGAAGCCTCGCCAATGGCTATGCTGATAGAGCAGGCCGGAGGCTTGGCTACCGATGGAACAAAGCGCATTCTTGATATTGTCCCTGATGATCTGCATCAGCGTGTTCCCTTGTTTATCGGCTCTCGTCACGAGGTAGAGACCATCAGTTCTCTTTATAAGGAGTATGACGGATAA